A stretch of DNA from Candidatus Methanomethylicota archaeon:
CAGAAGACGCTCTAATTGCCATTCTTGATTTTTGTGAAATTCTTTCTTTTAAAATAGTTAAAGATTTTTTATCTACTACGAATTGATCAGGTCTTACTCTTCCTTGTACAATTGTTTCACCTACTCCAAAAGTTCCTTCGATTACTATAACATCTCTATCACCAGTGACTGGATCTAAAGTAAACATTACACCAGAAGCTTTACTATTTACCATTTTTTGTACACCAACACTTAAGTAGACTTTTCTATCATCAAATCCCTTAGTTCTTCTATAAGTAATTGCTCTTGGTGTATATAATGAAGAAAAGCATTTTTTCACATATTTTAAGAGAGATTCTTCACCTTCAACAAAAAGATATGTTTCTTGTTGACCAGCAAAACTAGCATTTGGTAAATCTTCAGCTGTTGCACTACTTCTTACAGCTACACTTGGATTTTCCTTACCTATTTTCTTTCCTAACTCTCTATATGCATTAATTATTTCAATTTCAATTTCCTCTGGAATTTTTCCTGATTCTATGATTTTTCTAATTTTAGAAGATGTTTCTTCTAAAGCTACACTATCTAAAACATCAACTTTAGAGAGTAAATCAAAAATTTGAGAACTTAAGTTATTGTACTCTATGTAAGCTTTATAAGCTTCAGCAGTAATAGCAAAACCAGGTGGAACAGGAATACCAATTGAAATTAATTCACCTAAATTTGCATTCTTTCCTCCAACAAGTATTACATCAGATTTTCTAAGTTGTTCAAAAGGAATAACATATTGTTTTATACTCATATAATAACCACCCTATATTAGGCGAAGTTTTCATAATCTTTAAAATAATTTTTGGTAAATTAATCATAATTTATAACTTTAATTAATGAAGAAATTATTAATGAAATTGTACTTTTAATTATTTAATTATAAAGAAGTCGTTAAAACTGTACTTAGGTTCGGACCAATATATTTCTAAATCCTTTACAAAAGCATTTGGTGGACCTATTCTAACTTCACTAATAAGTTTGATTATATCTTCTTTTTTCCCTTCTACAACTATTTCAACATTACCATCTTCTAAATTTTTAACATATCCTACTAAACCAATTTTCTTTGCTAATTTATATGTAAAATATCTAAATCCTACACGCTGAACTTTTCCTTTAACAATTATTTTAGCTTGAATAAACAATTTTTCTCACAAAATAAATAAAAAATTATACTGGCATATTTGCATGACGTTTTGGAGGTCTTGGTTGTATTTCACGTTTTGTACTCATTACTTCTAAAGCCTTTATTAACATTGGACGTGTTTCCTTTGGCATTATTACAGCATCAACATAGCCCATGTTAGCAGCAACGTATGGATTGGCAAATTTACTTCTATATTCAGCTACAAGTTTATCAGTAATTTCCTTTAATTCTTCAGGAGTTTTTGCTTTCATTAATTCATTTTTATGTATAATTTCAATAGCACCTTCTGGTCCCATAACTGCAATTTCTGCAGTTGGCCATGCAAATACAAAATCAGCCCCAAGATGTTTACTACACATTGCAATGTATCCACCACCATAAGCTTTTCTTAATATAACAGTTAATTTTGGAACTGTTGCTTCTGAATATGCAAATATTACTTTAGCACCATGTCTTATTACTCCACCATGCTCTTGTTTTGTACCAGGTAAGTATCCAGGAACATCTACAAAAGTAACTAATGGTATATTAAATGCATCACAAGTTCTAACAAATCTAGCAATTTTGTCTGATGAATCTATATCAAGACAACCAGCATATACCATAGGTTGATTTGCTATTACTCCAACTGATCTTCCATTTAATCTTGCAAATCCAACAACAGCATTAGGAGCAAAATTAGCTTGGACTTCAAAAAATGTTCCTCTATCAAATACTCTATTAATCACATCTCTTACATCATATGGCTTTTTAGGATCGGCTGGAACTATTTCATTTAATTCTTCATCCATTCTATCTGGAGAATCGCCAGTTTCTACAATTGGTGGATCTTCCATGTTATTAGAAGGTAAGTAACTGAGAAGTTTCTTTATTAAATTAATGCATTCTTCATCATTATCTACAGCAAAATGTGCAACACCACTTAATTTAGCATGAGCATCTGCACCACCTAAGGATTCAAAAGTAACATCTTCACCAATAGCAGCTTTAACTACTTTAGGACCTGTTATAAACATATAACTTGTTTTTCTAACCATTATAATGAAGTCTGCAAGAGCTGGAGAATATACTGCACCACCAGCACATGGACCCATTATTGCAATTATTTGTGGAATTACACCTGAGGCCATTACATTTCTATAAAAGATTTCTCCATAACCTGCTAAAGAATTAATGCCTTCTTGAATTCTAGCTCCACCTGAGTCATTTAATCCTATTATTGGAACGCCAGCTTTAAGTGCCATATCTTGAATCTTAGTAATTTTCTTTGCATGCATTTCTCCAAGTGATCCACCTATATAAGTAAAATCTTGAGCATATACAAAGACTTTCCTTCCATTTATTGTTCCATAGCCAGTTACTACTGCATCACCTAAAACTCTTCTTTTCTCCATACCAAAATCATAACATCTATGTACTACAAAGGAATCAATCTCAACAAAACTTCCTGGATCCAATAATTTTTCTATTCTTTCTCGAGCAGTAAGTTTTCCTGCTTTATGTTGTTTTTCTATTGCTTCTAAACCACCACTTAATTTTGCTTTTTCTCTATAATCTTCTAATTCCTTAAATTTATCCATTAAAGATGCCATTTCTCTCACCCTACTCTATTACAATTAATGGATCGCCTACATTTACAAACTTTCCTGGTTGAACTTTAATTTCTTTTATTTTTCCACTTCTAGTAGCTTTTATTGGATTTTCCATTTTCATAGTCTCTAATGTTAATACAACATCACCTTCTTTTACAACATCACCAACTTTTACTTTAATAGTCATTACTGTCCCTGGCATTGCAGCTTTTATCACTCCACCAACTTCAGCTGTTGATCCAGGAATGCCTGAAACTGTTTGAACTGATGTTGTTGTAGGAGTTGTAGTAGTTAAAGCTTGTCCACTAAGCATATCAATTATGTTTATATTAAAGACTTCATCATTTACTTTAACTTCATAAATACCGTAAGCTTTCTCTTGAATATTTACATCATACTTACTATTTCCAATAGTTATTTGGAATTTACTTAATCTAGACGTTTTCATCACCTTGCGTTACCTATTCTTCCAGATAATACCCATGGACTTAAGGATGTTTGAGATGAAGGTTTGCTTTGAATATAAGAAGCTATTGCAGCTGATAATGCTACTAACTTTTTATCTGAAGTTGTAGGAGGTTGTTCTGGTTTAACTTCTACTACTTTTGGTTGAATTTTAGCAAGTATATTTTCTCTACTTTTCTTCCAAGCCATATCTTGTTCATATTGAAGTTTTACTTTTTCTAAAATATTTCTATCTTGAATGAATTCTGTATGAATTCTTCCTTTTATGAATTCTTCATCATTCATTACTACTTTATGGAAAGGTATTATTGTTTGAATGCCCTCAATTACAAATTCATCTAAAGCACGACGCATTCTTGCTATTGCTTCATTTCTATCTCTACCCCAAGTTAATAATTTAACTATTAATGAATCATAGAATGGTGGAATAGTATAACCAGCATAAACACCACTATCAACTCTTATTCCAGGACCTCCAGGTTCTATATAATTAGTAATTAGTCCAACAGATGGTATGAAGTTATTAATTGGATCTTCAGCATTTATCCTACATTCAATAGCATGACCATTTATCTTTATTTCATCTTGTTTATAAGATAATGGTTCACCAGATGCTATTTTGAGCTGTTCTTTTACAATATCAATTCCAGTTACAAGTTCAGTAACAGGATGTTCTACTTGTAATCTACTATTAACTTCTAAAAAGTAAAAGGCTTTATCTTTTTCAGAATATAGAAATTCTACTGTACCTGCATTTTCATAACCAGCAATTTGTGCAACTTTAACTGCTGTTTCTCCCATTCTTCTTCTTAAATCAGGATCTTCATACATTACAGGTGAAGGAGCTTCTTCTATTAGTTTTTGATGTCTTCTTTGAATTGAACATTCTCTTTCTCCTAAATATATTACATTACCTTTTTTATCAGCAAGAATTTGAATTTCAATATGCCTTGGTTTCTCAATATATTTTTCAATATAAACTTCAGCTCTTGAAAAAGCAGAAGCTGCAAGACGTTGTGCTTTTTTAATAGCTTCAAATAATTCTTCCTTACTTCTACAAACTTGCATTCCAATTCCACCACCCCCACCTGCTGGCTTTACCATTACTGGAAAACCTGCTTCCTCAGCTACTTCTAATGCATCTTTTTCATCTTGTACAGGATCCAGACCACCAGGTACTATAGGTATACCTGCTTTTTTCATAGTTCTCCTAGCACCAAGTTTATCTCCTAATAATTCTTGTGCCTTAGTTTTTGGACCAATAAATTCTATTCCTGCATCTTCACACATTTTTACAAATTTAGCATTTTGAGCAAGAAAGCCATATCCTGGATGTATGCCTTCTGCTCCAGACATTTTTGCAACTTCTATGATTTTTTCCATTTTTAAGTAACTTTGTGATGCAGGACCTGGACCAATTGGATATGCTTCATCTGCATAATATACATATTTTGCATTAACATCTGCTTCAGAATATACAGCAACTGTTTTAATTCCAAGTTCTTTACAAGCTCTAATCACTCTAAGTGCAATCTCTCCTCTATTAGCAATCAGTACTTTTTTGAGCATTTTATCACCCTTTAAGGGTTTGATAGTAATTAGGAATATATATTTTTATACTATTAAAATGCGTCAGTCCGCCCATCATAACTCTCATAGCAATTGCTCAAGAGACCGCCGTCACTTCATCCGCAAGAAATATAAAAAATAAACTTACTTAAATTTTTATAGTTCTAAAGCAGATATTAATTCATTAATACCTTCTCCAGTTTTAGCACTTGTAACTACTACTTTTATTTTTGGATTAGCTTCTAATGCATCTTTTACTAAATTATTAACATCTATTCCCATATATGGTGCCATATCTTTTTTATTTATTACACCAATATCAGCTACTCTGAATATATCATTCTTTTTCTTTATCATATATTCACCTTCTGTTACACTTACTATTACAATTCTTTTATGAGCTCCTAGTGGAAAATCTGCAGGACAAATTAAATTTCCTACATTTTCTATGAATATTACATCCATATTTTTTTTAAGAAGTTTTTTAGCAGCTTTTCTTACTAAAAGTGCATCTAAATGACATTCCCTTCCAGTATTTACTTGAATTGAAGGAATTCCATGTTTTGAAATCCTTTCAGCATCAATAGAAGTAGAAGTATCTCCAGCTATTACACCAATTTTATACTTATTTTTTAAAACATCTACAAGTCTCTCAATAATAGAAGTTTTTCCAGAACCAATTGATCCCATAAAATCAAAGACTTTTACACCATATTTATCAAACATTTTTCTATTTAATTGAGCAATTCTTTCATTTGCTTTAAGAAAATCTTCTTCTAACTCAATATCTAGAGCTTCATCTTCATTAGCTTTTATTATCATGGGTTTTACCATAATTACACCATAATTTAATTTATTTTTAATCATGATAAATTTTACTATACTATAAAGAAAAAGTTTAAATTATCATATTTACTTTTTCAATTTGAATTATGAGTAGAGTATTAATTTGTCCATATTGTGGAAAAAGATTTAGTCTCACATACTCTAGAGCACTTGAATGTACTGGTTGTAGACAAGCAACATTTGGTGAATGTGGATATGCTAGATGCCCAAGTTGTAAGAAAGAATTTAGAATATAGCTTTAATTAATATTATAAAACTAATAATTATGATAATTAATAAAAATAAGAAAAGTTCAAAAGAGAAACCAGAGCCAATAATAATTGGTATTGGTCCAATAAAAATTATAACTCCTCCAGTAATATTTTGAAAATAAGGCATTAATCCAATTATTATTATAAAAATTCCAATTGATATTAATAGAATAGCTAATAATGTAGTCTTCATAAAAACCACCATATTGTCATAATTAAAAATATTAATGCTAATATGAATAAAATTTTCATAATATTTCTATTACTACTTATTAATATTGGAACTGGACCAATTAATATTAAAGCTCCGCCTTCTACTTTTCTTTTAAACATAAGTAATATCATGCCAATTAGTATTAATAATATACCAAATAGTATAAAATATTCCACATTTATGAAATATTAAAATGAAAGTTTTATTTTTATCGATTATTAAAGTTTAATTCCAGTATATTCTTTTACTTCACTTAATATTATTGCTGTTTCAGTACTAATTACTCCATCAACTGTACCTATTTTATCAATAATATTAGCTAAAGCATTTTTATCAACAACATCAACTCTTAATATTAAGTAATATGGACCTGTAACATCATATGCTTCTGTAATTTCATCTAAATTCTTAATTATATTTAATACATTTTGATATTTCTTTGGATCAGCTTTAACAAGAATAAAAGCAGATAAAGATTTACCAACATGTGAAGGAGATATTATTGCTCTAAAAGCTTTTATTACACCCATTTTTTGAAGTTTTTTCACTCTTAAAAATACAGCTGCTTCACTTACACCTGCTTCTCTAGCAATTTTAGAAAAAGATATTCTAGCATTTTCTTGAAGTTTTTTTATTATTAATTTATCTAATTCATCTAATTTTTGAATCAATATTATCACCAAAATAAAATATTATTAAAATAATATTAAAGATTTCTAAATTTTCTTAAAAAAGTGCATAATAAGACATTCTTCTTTAGGAATAATAGCTTCTTTTATATTAAATCCTTCACCATAAGTTACTTTTGCATTTCTTACTAAAGCTATAGGAGTGCTTTCTGAAGTCTCTCCCATAACTAATAAAGCAGCTGTTGCAATATTATCTGCAATAGCTAATTGCTTAATCCTCATTGGTTTACCATATAAATCTTTTTTACCTCTAAGATCTTCAACTGGCTTAAATCCAGAAATCCCAAGTGCAACTGCACTATTTCCAATACGCATTGGAAGAACACGACTATCAATTACAAGTACGCCTACATTTATTCCCATTTCTTTAAATTTTTGTCTTATTTCTTCTGCTGATTTTTGAGGATCTTCTGGCCAAAGAGCTGCAAAACCAGGTGGAGCATTAGATAAATCTACACCTCCATTAGCAATAACAATTCCTTTTTTTATAGTTAATAATGCATTTCTTACACCACCTAAAATTTCATCAGATTCTCTAATAATTAATTCTACAAATCTTGGATCCATTTCATATAAAGTTGCCAATTCCTTAGCTTTATCAGAAGGTTGAATTTTTGATAAATCTACAATACGACCTTGAGTTATTGCAATAACTTTTGCTGAAAATACTAATATATCATTATTTAATATTTCAATACCATTTTTCTTTGCAGATTCAATAGTAATTTTAAAAATATCATCACCAGGCTTAATCATTGGAGTTTTTATTCCAAATATTTGCATAGCAAGAAGGTTTATATTTTAATATTTAAATCCAACTCTTGGTGATTAAATGGGAGCTACAGTATTAGTTGGCGGCTTTTTTGGAGACGAGGGGAAAGGCGAGAAAATCGCCCCCTAGAGGAAAAATAGCCGCTTATTTAGGACTTGTAGATAATTATAAAATTGCAGTGAGGACAGGATCTATAAATGCAGGTCATACTGTTTTACATGAAGGAAAAGAGATTAAATTAAGAATTGTTCCATGTGCTTTTGTTAATCCAAAAACAAGATTACTTATTGCTGCTGGAGCTCTATTTAGTATTAAAACTCTATTTGATGAAATTGAAATTACTAATTCTCGTGAAAGAATAGGAATAGATGCAAATAGTGGAATTATTACTGAAGAACACATAGAAAAAGAAAGAAAAGATGAATTTCTCATGAAAGTAGTAGGATCAACAGGTTCAGGTGTAGGTACAGCTATGGTTGATAGAATTTTAAGAATAATGAAACTTGCTAAGGATTATAAAGAACTAACTCCATTTATAACAGATGTTGCTTTTGAAGTTCATGATTGTTTAGATAAAGGAGAAAAAGTACTTATTGAAGGTACTCAAGGGCTATTTTTATCATTATATCATGGAACTTATCCTTATGTAACTAGTAGAGATGTTTCATCATCAGGTGTTTGTAGTGAAGTAGGAATAGGGCCAAAGGATGTAGAAGAAGTTATAGTAGTATTCAAATCCTATGTAACTAGAGTTGGAGGGGGGCCTTTAGAAGGAGAGATTTCAGAAGAAGAAGCTATTAAAAGAGGTTGGATGGAAATAGCTTCTGTTACTAGAAGAAAAAGAAGATCTGCTCCATTTAATTTTAAATTAGCTGAAAGAGCTGTAAAAATAAATAGTGCAACACAAA
This window harbors:
- a CDS encoding acylphosphatase gives rise to the protein MFIQAKIIVKGKVQRVGFRYFTYKLAKKIGLVGYVKNLEDGNVEIVVEGKKEDIIKLISEVRIGPPNAFVKDLEIYWSEPKYSFNDFFIIK
- a CDS encoding acyl-CoA carboxylase subunit beta, with product MASLMDKFKELEDYREKAKLSGGLEAIEKQHKAGKLTARERIEKLLDPGSFVEIDSFVVHRCYDFGMEKRRVLGDAVVTGYGTINGRKVFVYAQDFTYIGGSLGEMHAKKITKIQDMALKAGVPIIGLNDSGGARIQEGINSLAGYGEIFYRNVMASGVIPQIIAIMGPCAGGAVYSPALADFIIMVRKTSYMFITGPKVVKAAIGEDVTFESLGGADAHAKLSGVAHFAVDNDEECINLIKKLLSYLPSNNMEDPPIVETGDSPDRMDEELNEIVPADPKKPYDVRDVINRVFDRGTFFEVQANFAPNAVVGFARLNGRSVGVIANQPMVYAGCLDIDSSDKIARFVRTCDAFNIPLVTFVDVPGYLPGTKQEHGGVIRHGAKVIFAYSEATVPKLTVILRKAYGGGYIAMCSKHLGADFVFAWPTAEIAVMGPEGAIEIIHKNELMKAKTPEELKEITDKLVAEYRSKFANPYVAANMGYVDAVIMPKETRPMLIKALEVMSTKREIQPRPPKRHANMPV
- a CDS encoding biotin/lipoyl-binding protein, with translation MKTSRLSKFQITIGNSKYDVNIQEKAYGIYEVKVNDEVFNINIIDMLSGQALTTTTPTTTSVQTVSGIPGSTAEVGGVIKAAMPGTVMTIKVKVGDVVKEGDVVLTLETMKMENPIKATRSGKIKEIKVQPGKFVNVGDPLIVIE
- a CDS encoding acetyl-CoA carboxylase biotin carboxylase subunit; this encodes MLKKVLIANRGEIALRVIRACKELGIKTVAVYSEADVNAKYVYYADEAYPIGPGPASQSYLKMEKIIEVAKMSGAEGIHPGYGFLAQNAKFVKMCEDAGIEFIGPKTKAQELLGDKLGARRTMKKAGIPIVPGGLDPVQDEKDALEVAEEAGFPVMVKPAGGGGGIGMQVCRSKEELFEAIKKAQRLAASAFSRAEVYIEKYIEKPRHIEIQILADKKGNVIYLGERECSIQRRHQKLIEEAPSPVMYEDPDLRRRMGETAVKVAQIAGYENAGTVEFLYSEKDKAFYFLEVNSRLQVEHPVTELVTGIDIVKEQLKIASGEPLSYKQDEIKINGHAIECRINAEDPINNFIPSVGLITNYIEPGGPGIRVDSGVYAGYTIPPFYDSLIVKLLTWGRDRNEAIARMRRALDEFVIEGIQTIIPFHKVVMNDEEFIKGRIHTEFIQDRNILEKVKLQYEQDMAWKKSRENILAKIQPKVVEVKPEQPPTTSDKKLVALSAAIASYIQSKPSSQTSLSPWVLSGRIGNAR
- the hypB gene encoding hydrogenase nickel incorporation protein HypB yields the protein MVKPMIIKANEDEALDIELEEDFLKANERIAQLNRKMFDKYGVKVFDFMGSIGSGKTSIIERLVDVLKNKYKIGVIAGDTSTSIDAERISKHGIPSIQVNTGRECHLDALLVRKAAKKLLKKNMDVIFIENVGNLICPADFPLGAHKRIVIVSVTEGEYMIKKKNDIFRVADIGVINKKDMAPYMGIDVNNLVKDALEANPKIKVVVTSAKTGEGINELISALEL
- a CDS encoding DUF131 domain-containing protein, coding for MEYFILFGILLILIGMILLMFKRKVEGGALILIGPVPILISSNRNIMKILFILALIFLIMTIWWFL
- a CDS encoding Lrp/AsnC family transcriptional regulator; the encoded protein is MIQKLDELDKLIIKKLQENARISFSKIAREAGVSEAAVFLRVKKLQKMGVIKAFRAIISPSHVGKSLSAFILVKADPKKYQNVLNIIKNLDEITEAYDVTGPYYLILRVDVVDKNALANIIDKIGTVDGVISTETAIILSEVKEYTGIKL
- the cofE gene encoding coenzyme F420-0:L-glutamate ligase, with the translated sequence MQIFGIKTPMIKPGDDIFKITIESAKKNGIEILNNDILVFSAKVIAITQGRIVDLSKIQPSDKAKELATLYEMDPRFVELIIRESDEILGGVRNALLTIKKGIVIANGGVDLSNAPPGFAALWPEDPQKSAEEIRQKFKEMGINVGVLVIDSRVLPMRIGNSAVALGISGFKPVEDLRGKKDLYGKPMRIKQLAIADNIATAALLVMGETSESTPIALVRNAKVTYGEGFNIKEAIIPKEECLIMHFFKKI